DNA from Desulfuromonas sp. AOP6:
TACTTTTCCTTGACGGGCGATAACTTTCATGCCAGGATGTGCCGTCGCTCACATTCCATATCACTACGGGCCTGGCCCGACCTGTCTCATTGACGAAAGGAGTGTTCTCATGTTCAAACGGTTCGCCATGGTACTTGTTTTCACCCTGTCCCTGTCCAGCGCCGCGCTGGCCGCCAACATGATGGAAGAGGACGCTGTGAAAAACCTGCTGGAGCAGGATAATGCCCTGATCCTGGTCGACATCCAGCCAGCGGACGCCTTTGCCAAGGCGCATATTCGCGGCTCGCTGGAAACCAATGCCTTCCCTGCCAAAACCGCTGAAGAAAAGGCCCGCCTTGACCAGGTTCTGCCGGCGATCCAGGCATCCGACCTGCCCGTCGTGATCGTCTGCCCGCGGGGGAAAAGCGGTGCCAGGAACAGCTATGACTATCTGCTCTCCAAAGGAGTGTCGGAAGACCGCTTGTACATTCTGGAAGGCGGCATGGCCGACTGGCCCTTTGACGAACTGCTGGTGGAAGGCCGCTAGCCTTCATGCGTCTGGATCAACCCGATAATCTGGGGCGGCTGTGGAAAGACATGGCCGCCCTCTGTACGTCCTGCGGGGCCTGCGTCACCCCCTGCGCTTTTCTGCGGCGCGAAGGGTCGCCGGCGGCAATCTGTCGACGGCAGCCGGCGGCTCAGCAGCTGGACAAGGCCTACGACTGCTCCCTGTGTGGCCAGTGTGATGCCCTCTGCCCGGAAGGGCTGCGTCCCTCGACCCTCTTTCTCGCCATGCGCCAGACCCTGGTACGGCGCGGCGGCTTTGACGCCAGAGCGTACTCCGGCTGGCTGCGCTACGAAAAGCTGGGAAACCACCCCCTCTTTCG
Protein-coding regions in this window:
- a CDS encoding rhodanese-like domain-containing protein; this encodes MFKRFAMVLVFTLSLSSAALAANMMEEDAVKNLLEQDNALILVDIQPADAFAKAHIRGSLETNAFPAKTAEEKARLDQVLPAIQASDLPVVIVCPRGKSGARNSYDYLLSKGVSEDRLYILEGGMADWPFDELLVEGR